Below is a genomic region from Spirochaetota bacterium.
ATCCAAAGAGCAGCAAAAGGATAAAGCCGCTCACTAAGGCATGGGATATCTTAATGCAATATAAATCTCCGCATACACCAGTGGGCATAGTAAGGAATGCCTATAGAGAGAGCGAGGTTGTAGAGATAGTCACTCTTAAAGATATGCTAAAATCAGATAGTATTGATATGTTCACAACAATAATAATAGGAAATAGCGAAACCTATGTCAAAGATGGATACATGATCACACCCAGGGGGTATAACTTTGACAGATGATGTAATTTTGCATTAACTGCAATGCAGGTGTAA
It encodes:
- a CDS encoding precorrin-3B C(17)-methyltransferase produces the protein PKSSKRIKPLTKAWDILMQYKSPHTPVGIVRNAYRESEVVEIVTLKDMLKSDSIDMFTTIIIGNSETYVKDGYMITPRGYNFDR